The Rattus norvegicus strain BN/NHsdMcwi chromosome 20, GRCr8, whole genome shotgun sequence genomic interval TGCCAGCCCAGGAGGCCGCCAAGATCTACCACACCAACTATGTGCGAAACTCGCGCGCCGTGGGGGTGATGTGGGGCACACTCACCATCTGTTTCTCGGTGCTGGTCATGGCCCTCTTTATCCAGCCCTACTGGATAGGCGACAGTGTGAGCACGCCACAGGCTGGCTATTTTGGCTTGTTCTCGTACTGTGTGGGCAATGTGCTGTCGTCGGAACTCATCTGCAAGGGCGGACCTCTGGACTTCTCCTCTATCCCCTCCAGAGCCTTCAAGACCGCCATGTTCTTCGTGGCCTTGGCAATGTTCCTCATCATCGGCTCCATTATCTGCTTCAGCCTGTTCTTCGTCTGTAACACAGCCACGGTCTACAAGATTTGCGCCTGGATGCAGCTGGCTGCGGGTGAGTAGGGTTGCTGGGAGGGCACGTGGGGCGCACTCAGGGAACAGCTGTGGCTTTCCCGTGAAGGGAAAAGCTCTGGGCCTTCTCCTACTCAGTGTTCCACAGAAGATTCCGAGTAGAGCTCAGGGTATAATCAGTAGAGGCCAAGGCTGTAGCAGACCAGATTATGGGTGTGAGCCTAGGAGATAGATTATAGGTCCCACCAACTGAGAGATAGACACAAGAGGACCGCTGTGAGTTCTGGG includes:
- the Lhfpl5 gene encoding LHFPL tetraspan subfamily member 5 protein yields the protein MVKLLPAQEAAKIYHTNYVRNSRAVGVMWGTLTICFSVLVMALFIQPYWIGDSVSTPQAGYFGLFSYCVGNVLSSELICKGGPLDFSSIPSRAFKTAMFFVALAMFLIIGSIICFSLFFVCNTATVYKICAWMQLAAATGLMIGCLVYPDGWDSSEVRRMCGEQTGKYTLGHCTIRWAFMLAILSIGDALILSFLAFVLGYRQDKLLPDDYKADGNEEV